TGCATCCACCGGCAGCAGCtgtttatacctctcttcacagcTGGGCTGGAGGCTCCTCTGGAGGGACACCCCAGCCAGGGCTTCCTCAGAGCAGGGCAGTGCCTTCCTCCTCCACACTGGGAGCTCCCCAAGAGCAGAGTCGACCTGGTCCTCGAGTCTGCATCCCCAGCGCTGCTACAAGGCTAGTGCCCAGGGGGTCAGCGGTTTGCATGCCTGTGCGTTTGTCTGCTTCGGGAGCAATTCCCAGGCAGATGCACAGCATGTGAACCTCTGAGCCCCTGGGCGCTGGGCCCACATAGAGCGCAGAACGAGGGAAAGGACAAAGCCAGGAGCCCTGGAGCTGTCCAGGTTGTTCCAAGGCAGGCAGCCCAGATATGGCCCTGAGGGCTGAGAAATGGGGATTgtagaggagaggaaagaggcaTTTGAGGTGGAAGGAACAGCACGAAGAAAGTCACGGGCCAGAGCACAGCACAGGGACAGAGCGGGAAGACACAAGGTGGACATCGGGAGCACTGGGCAGGGCAGATGAGGCAGCTTTCAGCAAGATTTGGCTGGTGGGCATGAGGAGCCAGTGTGAAGCCCTAGAAACCATTTGGGGGAAGCAGCTGTGGGCAGGtttgcagcctctgtctcctcagGGCCCACTCCCACCACCTGTTCCTGTGATCTTAACTGTTCCACAAAGCTGGTCACCCAGAGAGGAGCTGGAGGCTTCCTGCCTGGGACAGGCTCTCCCAGCTTCCCTCACCTCGGCCCACCTTCCCCAGGGCTGTCCTGTGTCCAGGATCTGTCCCCAGGGGCCCCGTACCCCGGTGGGGCTTTGAGCCCCATGAGTGCAGGGTCCTGGCTGTCCTGGTACAGTTTGCCCTAGAAAGGACAAGGTTTCCTGGAAACAGGACCACCCACAGTCACTTCCCCCTCGCTCCGACCCTCTCTACAACACTCAGAGTAACACTCCAGTAAGCAGACGCAAGTAAGCAAGGCTGGGGAAACGGGAAGTGACCAAAGAAGAGCCTGTTCCTGGATGGAGTGGCCTTGAGTCAGGATGGACCAGAAGTCCTCTGGAGATGACAGTCCAGACACCCCGGGGCATGGATAGACAGGAGCACCCCACAGACACCCTTGCAGGCCTTGCAGATCCCAAGGAGCCCAGTAATCACGGGTCTGGGTCTGATGCCAAAGAAGATGGGCAGGGCCTGAGGGCTGTCTAAGCCTGGATTTGGGAGCTGGGCCTGTCCAGGTCTGAGAGATTCTGGGGAcaggaggtggaaggggaagtCATGTTTCCTAACCCCACCCCATCCTACTCCTACTCTGGTTAGGGGGGCCACCGCAGCCcctgctatccctcccccatgcATGGGAGCAGGAGGGCCAGGCTTGTACAGCCCAGGAGAAGGGGCTGAACTCAAAGGGCTTGGAAGGTGGCATGGGGTGAGGGGCAGAGGCACTGCCTCGATGGGCCTCTGGGCAGAGGAGAGGTGGAGGGACTGTACTCAGGAAGTAGATGGGCAGAGGCATAAACAGGTTTGGGGTTAGGACTGAGTTTCAGGAAATTAGCTAAGTTTGGGCTggagggaggccaggcagggaGTTCTGGGAGAGGGAAGGACAAAAAACACAGCGGTGCCGGGGCCACCCCACTGTGGCCACAGATCCCGCCATCCCATGAATTAAAGATtctcagggccaggcacggttgctcacacctgtaatcccggcactttggggggctaaggcgggtggattgcttgaggccaggagttcaagaccagccttgccaacatggtgaaaccctatctctactaaaaatacaaaaattagccaggcgtgatagtggccgcctataatcccagctactcaggaggctgaggcacaagaatcacttgaacctgggaagcggaggttgcagtgagcagatattgtgccactgcactccagcctgggcaacagagtcaggttccatctccagaaagaaaaaaaaaaaaaaagattctcatgAGAGACAGCACCCTCTGTAATAACCTCAGTATTTGCTTTCAACACTCACTTGCCACCCCAGAATCCACCCTGTACCGGTGCCCGGGCCCCACTTCAACCCCCACCCTGATCCCAGACCCTGCGTACCAAGCTGTCCATGAAGCGGGGCACGTTGTCCACAAGCAGGGCCTGCAACTCCTGCAGGGACAGGGTCTCCACATCGCCTTGCCGGGCTGCATACTGGTGGAAGCAGTGGATGATTTGGAAGAGGGATTCCTCCACTGGGGTGTCTGTCATGACTGCTGGGCCCTGGCCCCGGGCAGGGGGCAGACGTGGAGGTGCAGGGGTGCAGCAGCCGGGGACAGTGGGTGAAGAATCTGGGAGGAGAGAACAGCACCTTGTCCCAGCCAGTCCACAGCAGATGGT
The genomic region above belongs to Piliocolobus tephrosceles isolate RC106 chromosome 1, ASM277652v3, whole genome shotgun sequence and contains:
- the LOC111543685 gene encoding protein S100-A15A isoform X2, which encodes MTDTPVEESLFQIIHCFHQYAARQGDVETLSLQELQALLVDNVPRFMDSLAADKNKDNQICFDEFHYILGKLVKDYHLQYHRQLCAHHCAQHSLY